TCGGGGTCGGGCTTGGTGCAGTCGGTCCGCGCGTCGTGGTCGCAGTACCAGTCGCTGTAGCCGGCGCTGGTACCGACGCGGATGAAGCGGTTGTCGGTGATGACGTTGTCGTTCGAGTAGTCGCGGACGCGGACCGGGTCGCCCGTGCTGCGCAGGAAGCGGTTGGCGCGGATCTCGTTCCGGTCGCTCATGTGGGCGACGTAGATGGCGTGGATGAGCCCGCCGCTCCGCGTGTTGATCACGTCGACGAAGTGGTTGTTGGCGATCTCGTTGTCGTCGCTGTTGACCAGGCGCACGCACGCGGTCGAAGGCTCCACCGACGCGTCGAAGACGTTGCCGATCCGCTCGAAGTAGCAGCCGTAGATGCGATTGCCGCCGTTGCTCGTCGCCTCCGCGTTGCGGCCACCTTCGAGGCTGATCGCGGTCTGGTAGTTGCGCACGTGCAGGTACCAGAAGTGCAGGTTCGTCTCCTCGCCGTCGGCGTGTCGCAGGCGGAAGAACGTGCCGCCAGGGCAGTCGCCGGCCGCGGAGCAGCCGTCGAACACCGGGCGGTCCATCCGATCGGCCGCGCGGAAGGTGATGCGGTGGTCGGGCATGGTGAAGCGCCACGTCGTCTGCTGCTGCCGGTAGACGCCCGGCGCGATGTGCACCTCCACGTCGCAGCTCGGGGGATCGGCCTCGAGCAGCGCCTCCACACGCGCGAGGGTCGCGAGCGCCTCGGCTTGGGTGGCGCCGGAGCGGCCATCGTCGCCGCCGGGCGCGAGGTGATAGAGGCGCGGGCACGGCTCGGGCGGCGGGCCGGAGTCGTCTGCGCCCGCGTCCTGCGCGGCGTCCCGAGGGACCGCGGCGTCGGGCGGGGCCGCGGCGTCCGGAGCCGGCGTCGCGTCCACGCGGCGTCCGGCGTCGAGGTCCGAGCCGCGGCCGGCGTCGGGTTGGGGCTGGGCGGTCCCGCTGCAGGCGGCGACGGAGAGGCACGCGAGGGTGAGGGCGACGGAGCGCATCGGGGAGAGTGTACGCGAGACGTCACCGACGGGTCGCGCGGCGCCTCGGGCCTATGTGCTCGAGCGCGGCCGACTTGGCCGCGGCACGAGAGGCAGGAATCGTTCGAGGTCGGACACGTCTGATGGGTTGGATGAACAGCGTCGCGCTCGGCGCAATGGCCTCCGTGTCGATCGCGGCGCTGGCGAGCCCCGGACTCGCCGCCGCGCAGACCTCCTCCGCGCCCGAGGCGGCCCCGGCGCCGCGCGTGACGTTCGATCGCGGCCAGGGCATGGAGATCGAGAGCGCGGACGGGCAGCACGCCGTGCGAATGTCGCTCCGAGGCCAGGGCCGCGCGACGGTGGAGGCCCCACACGCGCGCGAGCCCGCGGTCGGGTTCACCATCCCGCGCGCGCGCTTGAACCTCTCCGGGCGCGTCTTCGGATACGAGAACCACTTCAAGGTCCAGCTCGCCTTCTCGCCCACCGATCTCGGCGTGCGCGACGGGCTGGTCACCCGCACGCCCCTGCTCGACTACGTGTTCGAGCTCCGCCACCTGCGGGACCTCATCCTCCGCGTGGGGCAATACAAGCTCCCGCTCAACCGCGAGCGGATCATGTCCTCGGGAGCGCTGTCCTTCGTCGACCGCTCCCTCGTCGACGCGGAGCTGGGGATGGACCGAGACCTGGCGGTCGAGGTGCGCTCGTCGGATCTCTTCGGCCTCGGCCGGCTGCGCTACCACCTCGGGATCGGGAGCGGCGAGGGCCGCGATGGCGGCGTGGGGACGAACGCGGGGCTGACCTACTTCGGCCGCGTCGAGGTGCTCCCGCTCGGCTCGTTCCGCGACCACCAGGAGCCGGACCTCGCTCGCCACGCGCAGCCTCGGCTCAGCCTCGGCTTCGCGTTCGCGTTCGTCGACGACGCCGCGCGGAGCCAGGGGCTGCGAGGTGATCCCTTCTCCGACGGCGGCACCACCGACCAGCAGCTCTACTGCGCCGACCTGCTCTTCTTCGCGCGGGGCCTCAGCGCGCAGCTCGAGGTCCTCTACACCGACGGGCATCGGAGCCCGGGAGGCGCGCTGGACGAGGCGGGCGCGCCGCTCCCCGTCTCCCCGCCGCGCCGTGGCCTCGGCGCCCTCGCGCGGCTGGGCTGGCTGCTCCCGGACGTGCCGATCGAGCTCGGCGCCCGCTTCGCGATCACCCAGACCTTCGTCGCGCCCGAGGAGACAGCCCTCCCCGAGCGCCGGGAGGTGACCGGCGCGCTGAGCTGGTACGCGTCCGGACACGCGCTGAAGCTGCAGCTCGACGTCGGGCACCTCTGGACCGGCGACGGTCCGCTCGACGAGGGCACGACCCGCGTCCGACTGCAGCTCGACGCCACCCTCTGAGCCGCGCCTCAGCGGCGGCGGTCGGCGAGCTTCTTCACGAGCGTCGTGTACTTCACGGGCATGGTGCGCTGGACCACGTCGATCAGCCGCGCGTCGGCGCCGATCAGGATGCGGGGCGCCTTGGCCGCCATGCCGTCCGCGATCACCTTGCCCGCTTCCTCCGCCGTGGTGCGCGCGAGGGCGTTCTCGAAGTGATCCGCCGCGTCATCCGCCGTCTCGAAGCCCTCGGTGGAGCGCCGGAAGCGGCCGCCGCGCGCGATGTTCGTCTTGATGCCGCCCGGGTGCACGCAGCTGACGCTCACGCCGCTCCCGTCGAGCTCCTGGCGGAGGCACTCGGTGAACCCGCGCACCGCGAACTTGGTCGCGTTGTAGGCGGCCTGGCTCGGCACCGCGATGATGCCGAACACGCTCGAGACGTTGACGACCCAGCCGTCGCCGCGCTCGAGCAGGTGCGGGAGGAAGGCCTTCGTCCCGTAGACCACGCCCCAGAAGTTGATGCCGACGATCCACTCGAAGTCGTCGTAGTCGAGGTGCTCGATGGTGTCGGTGAGGCTCACGCCCGCGTTGTTGACGATGCCGTCGACCCGGCCGTGATCGGCCACGACCTTCTCGGCCCACGCGTAGACCGCCGCGCGGTCGGACACGTCGACCCGGTCGGTCGTGACCTGCCGCCCGGTCCGCTCCACCGCCGCCGCCGTCTCCGCGAGCCCGTCCTCGCTCACGTCGCACAGCGCGAGGTCCGCGCCCCGCTGCGCCAGATCGATCGCCAGCGCCCGGCCGATCCCAGACGCCGCCCCGGTGATGGCCACCACCCGCCCACGAAAGCTCATCGTCTTCGTTGATACCACGCGCGGCGCCGCGGCCCGGCTCGCATTCGAGGGCGGGGAGCGAGCCTTCGACGTGGGGCGGAGCGGCGCCGACGGCGCTCACCTGCTCGCGTTGCGATCGGCCCACCTTCGCCCCACAAAGCACGCATGAGCTGGATGCCCGCCGACGATCCGAAGTGTCGCGAGGAGCGGTCCGACGTGGTGGCGCAGGTGGTCGAGCCCCGCGAGCGCGATCTCGGGGACGGCTTCGTCGTCCGCCGCGTGCTGCCCGCGCCCCGCCGCCGCATGGTCGGGCCCTTCATCTTCTGGGACGAGATGGGGCCCGTGACCCTCGCGCCCGGGAGAGGCCTCGACGTGCGCCCGCACCCGCACATCGGGCTCGCCACGATCACCTATCTCTTCGAGGGCGAGATCTTCCACCGCGACAGCCTGGGCAGCGCGATCGCCATCCGGCCGGGCGAGGTGAACTGGATGACCGCCGGGCGCGGGGTCACCCATTCGGAGCGCACCCGGGACGAGGTCCGCGCGGTCGAGAGCCGCGTGCACGGCATCCAGTCGTGGATCGCGCTGCCGGAGGCGCACGAGGACGACGCGCCCTGGTTCGCGCACCACGGGGCGGACGAGATCCCCGAGGTGGAGCAGGACGGCGCGACCTTCCGCGTGATCGCGGGCGAGGTCTACGGCGTCGCCTCCCCGGTCCGCACGCTCTCGCCGATGTTCTTCGTGGACGCGACGATCCCCGCTGGCGCGCGTGTGCCGCTGCCGGAGGGACACGAGGAGCGCGCGGCGTACGTCGTCTCGGGCGCCCTGCGCGCCAACGGCGATCGCTTCGGCGCGGGCCGCATGCTCGTGTTCGAGGCGGGCGACGCGTCCATCGTGGCGGACGAGGACAGCCGCGTGATGCTGATCGGCGGCGCGCCGCTGGGCCAGCGCTTCATCGAGTGGAACTTCGTGGGCAGCACCCGCGAGCGCGTCGAGGCCGCGAAGCGCGACTGGCGCGAGGAGCGCACGGAGCGCTTCCCGCTGGTCCCGGGCGACGAGGCGGAGCGGATCCCCTTGCCGTGACGATCGAAGCAGCCACCCTCGACAGTGCCATTTTCGATATGGACGGCCTGCTCATCGACTCCGAGCCGCTCTGGCGCCGGGCCGAGGTGGAGGTCTTCGCCAGCGTCGGGCTCACCCTGACCGAGGCGATGTGCGAGGCCACGACCGGCCTGCGCATCGACGAGGTCGTCGCCCACTGGCACGCGCGCGCGCCGTGGGAGGGCGAGGCCATCGACGCGGTGGCGGCGCGAATCGTCGACCGCATGATCGGCCTGGTGACCGCGGAGGGCGTGGCGCAGCCCGGGGCGCACGCCGCCGTCGACGCCTGCGCCCGCGCTGGTCTGACCCTCGCCCTCGCCTCCAGCTCCCCCGACCGCCTCATCGACGCCACGCTCACGCGCCTCGGCCTGTCCGAGCGCTTCGCCGTGCGTCGCTCCGCCCAGCACGAGAGCCACGGCAAGCCGCACCCCGCCGTCTTCCTCCACACGGCCGAAGACCTCGGCGTCGCCCCCACCCGCTGCCTCGTCTTCGAGGACTCGCTCAACGGCGTGCTCGCGGCCAAGGCGGCGCGCATGACCTGCGTCGCCGTGCCCGAGGTCGATGACCCCCGCTTCTGCATCGCCGACCTCGTCCTGCGCTCCCTCGAAGAAGTCGAGGGGACGCTAGGTTGACTTGTTGACTTGTTTGGCAACAAGTCAACCTAGCGTCCCCGAGCCGTCCGCACGCGGATCGTCTCGTCCGAGAAGGTCGCCTCGCGCTCGAGGCCTCGGTAGTCGTCGTCGGTGGACGCGTCGTCGACGGCGCCGAACAGCTCCACGCGGTCTCCGTCGGAGAGGCGCACGCGCGCGCCGTCGTCCACGCGGAGCGCGTCCACGGGGACGCGGATCCGTGCTCCCCCATCGCATGAGAGGTAGACGCGGCG
This window of the Sandaracinaceae bacterium genome carries:
- a CDS encoding NosD domain-containing protein gives rise to the protein MRSVALTLACLSVAACSGTAQPQPDAGRGSDLDAGRRVDATPAPDAAAPPDAAVPRDAAQDAGADDSGPPPEPCPRLYHLAPGGDDGRSGATQAEALATLARVEALLEADPPSCDVEVHIAPGVYRQQQTTWRFTMPDHRITFRAADRMDRPVFDGCSAAGDCPGGTFFRLRHADGEETNLHFWYLHVRNYQTAISLEGGRNAEATSNGGNRIYGCYFERIGNVFDASVEPSTACVRLVNSDDNEIANNHFVDVINTRSGGLIHAIYVAHMSDRNEIRANRFLRSTGDPVRVRDYSNDNVITDNRFIRVGTSAGYSDWYCDHDARTDCTKPDPECPSWNNQFRDNVLDGDWACAPLATFRYFQDDSTTGCAPPSASARRLRTSGNTQTSAPCSME
- a CDS encoding SDR family oxidoreductase, which codes for MSFRGRVVAITGAASGIGRALAIDLAQRGADLALCDVSEDGLAETAAAVERTGRQVTTDRVDVSDRAAVYAWAEKVVADHGRVDGIVNNAGVSLTDTIEHLDYDDFEWIVGINFWGVVYGTKAFLPHLLERGDGWVVNVSSVFGIIAVPSQAAYNATKFAVRGFTECLRQELDGSGVSVSCVHPGGIKTNIARGGRFRRSTEGFETADDAADHFENALARTTAEEAGKVIADGMAAKAPRILIGADARLIDVVQRTMPVKYTTLVKKLADRRR
- a CDS encoding pirin family protein, producing MSWMPADDPKCREERSDVVAQVVEPRERDLGDGFVVRRVLPAPRRRMVGPFIFWDEMGPVTLAPGRGLDVRPHPHIGLATITYLFEGEIFHRDSLGSAIAIRPGEVNWMTAGRGVTHSERTRDEVRAVESRVHGIQSWIALPEAHEDDAPWFAHHGADEIPEVEQDGATFRVIAGEVYGVASPVRTLSPMFFVDATIPAGARVPLPEGHEERAAYVVSGALRANGDRFGAGRMLVFEAGDASIVADEDSRVMLIGGAPLGQRFIEWNFVGSTRERVEAAKRDWREERTERFPLVPGDEAERIPLP
- the hxpB gene encoding hexitol phosphatase HxpB; this translates as MTIEAATLDSAIFDMDGLLIDSEPLWRRAEVEVFASVGLTLTEAMCEATTGLRIDEVVAHWHARAPWEGEAIDAVAARIVDRMIGLVTAEGVAQPGAHAAVDACARAGLTLALASSSPDRLIDATLTRLGLSERFAVRRSAQHESHGKPHPAVFLHTAEDLGVAPTRCLVFEDSLNGVLAAKAARMTCVAVPEVDDPRFCIADLVLRSLEEVEGTLG